The genome window AATCATTTAATTCAAGGTTAATCATCAATTCGacgataaaaaaaaaagacgaAAATGAAGTAAACCAGTACTGTTCTTGATATTACATTTTGTGCATGCTACTAATTAGTACTAACCTTCTTCTGGACAGTCCAAATGACGCCTTCAGTACAAGGGGGAGTCGTAAGAGAACCCGAATATCTATAAAAACTCTCATCATCTTCTGTTATATCATCGGGATCAATCATTCCAGGGTAAGTTTCTGTGATGTTTGATTTCACCATCGTCTTCAAGTATTTCTTCAACTGAAGCCCAAAACAATGCTCATGAAAATTGGGGCAGGAAAAATTATAGTACAGATTGTGTCCGAAATCATAAAAGGATACCTGTTTTAAAAAAGGGTCTTTTCCGCCTATTTTGTACAGTACAGCAAGTACAGCTATATTGCCGGTTTTCGCATTTACATGGACTGCATGTCGTTCCAACtcaaatctaaaataaaataaattcaaaaaattattattcgaaTAAAGTGATTGTTAGTGACTCGTAGAAGAAAAATATTTAGGTACCTCTTGCCGTTTACGGTGTGCTCAGAAGGTACATGCCAATGAACTTGTTGGAGTTGATAATATATCCCATTAATCTCAATGTATCCTGCATCCCCCGTCCATTCAAGCTGCAATTTCAAATTtccaacaaaaaattaatatttatcgcTGCTAAGTTctattaaacttgttaatttaACATGTCATCAGAGTTAAGTCAGGATATCTCTCTATCAGTGTTCGAGTCATACacaattgaaatttttttaagtaaaattCAATGCTTACTGCTATGTCGTGCCCTCTGTTTACCAGAGTAGTTAAAGAAGCCTTGTACTCCGTATCTACTTCGACGGAGTCTGTAACCGTCTCGACCTTTACATTCGTCACATCAACCGGAGATTGCATTTTCCCGGTCTTGCATAATATCCAGTCTGGATTCAGGTTTCCCCACTGGCTAGGCCCCCTCCCGCTGCTTTCATTGTAGTTATAGTCTCCGTTACCtaaatattttgacataaaAATTAACATACAGCATTTAAGCTCAAATGGTTGAAGTAGACTATAacaattaaaatgaaatttgCTCAGGATACAACATTTTTAGCGATGGGATTATTTCGATACCTGAGAAGCTGCCCGGTTCTTGAGCTTGGCTTGTTTGTGCATGCAGAATAAGAATAATAGTAACAATAATATGCCCAGCCATGTATATGGATTTCATTTCCGTGTCTCGGAATTATGTCATATGTACACAGGATGAACTACTATTTATAGAGGGGTGCAAAGGTTATATTGGAGCCATTGGTCTGTTCCGTTCttaaaatataacatgtgaCCTAGATTTTAAACAGGTTTTCCTATCAATTTTTGCAGGTCTAATTCTGCTCCATATTCTGGTTAATACTAAAAAACTATGAACCTAAAAAATAAGCTGACAAAGATATCACATAAagttattacaaaaatatttattacgTGAATTTTCTTTAAATTCAATTTTAAGAACCTACCAAAAGTGTAGcttaataatttgaatattttaagcgAAACCTCTTGGGCGGTTTATTTGAGATATTTGGTTCTAGTGACCAGCACCGGTTtgatataaaatcttttttttattatatgtattttctttgaaatttgattatataCTTATTTTCTAAGGAACTTTTCAAAAAATGTATTTGTAAATAGTAacttatcatattttatacGTAATTATAAAAGCATATACATCTGAGgtcaaaattttgtaataaaactaaatttttttaataaatatttaaggtATTAAGATAAATGATCTACTATTTGATTCTAATAATTTAATCTTCTGTTTTgggattataataataaatgtatGAACATATTTTCGTATTTTAATAGTATTAGAGTAGTCATGTTTTAATTTTCTGCCTGCTTAACTGTAAATGAGTGAcgtatattttttatgaacttAATCTTCCCTTAGATAATATTTTCGTGGACAATATTGTACACATGCAAATCGATAATATTAGTGGTCCATTAATTATGTTTTGAAGCGATCGTCTGTGGTCCATTTTTGTTCACATATGCATGTGTTTCTCGTGCCCGTAACAAACATGTTCTTTTTAACGAGTGCATTTAATTCATAGCGACTCTGTtctactccctccctccctttttacatgtcccttttgaaatttttttttgtcccaaattacttgtccacttctcttttcaaagcaactttttgtatgttttttcaaaatgtaacaaattccaatgtttgactagcatatatatatatacacaactctatctaattcatcacatttattagggatatgtatgaaaacaagatatccacctaacattttcttaagatgcgttattttttcaaaagggacaagtaaaaggggacggagggagtaattcttTTCAAATAATACGACAAATATATTGCTGATTTTAGTTAAAcatgataataaattatcattaatttGTTGTATTTTAGGATACAAAAATACCttatagtagtatatatttagatttgattGTCATTATTAAATACCACAATTTACTAGGTTGACATAGGAGTataaatgataattagtgtACAAGTGTTTCTTGATAAGTTGAGGTCTCTTggattttatcatatattttaaacctatttttcagaaataaaaatttatcactaAACGAAAAGTATCTATAATTctactttttaataaaagaagTCCTTATTTATCATTTTGGTAAATAACGAATATAAtccttaacatttatatttaaaaaaattataaatatatatatttctttttaaaaaaggtAAGcacttaaattatattaaaaaaaaaaaggttgacCCCAAACAGGTTTAAAGGTTCCCGCAAATTAAATACACATGTTTTTAGTTCACAGTTGGCCTCACAAAGTTTGGTAAAGCGAAATTAGTGTGGTTCAAGATATCTGACGAGGAAGCAAATTTGAGGAAACACCTAGTTAGCTGGCAGAGGATCTTCTTGAGGATAGAAAAAGGAGTTTGGAGGC of Daucus carota subsp. sativus chromosome 3, DH1 v3.0, whole genome shotgun sequence contains these proteins:
- the LOC108211968 gene encoding alpha carbonic anhydrase 7 — translated: MKSIYMAGHIIVTIILILHAQTSQAQEPGSFSGNGDYNYNESSGRGPSQWGNLNPDWILCKTGKMQSPVDVTNVKVETVTDSVEVDTEYKASLTTLVNRGHDIALEWTGDAGYIEINGIYYQLQQVHWHVPSEHTVNGKRFELERHAVHVNAKTGNIAVLAVLYKIGGKDPFLKQLKKYLKTMVKSNITETYPGMIDPDDITEDDESFYRYSGSLTTPPCTEGVIWTVQKKIMTVSKSQVDLLLNAVHGNENARPLQAINKRKISLYVPCDDTDSARIFLPKKMDWSVIVYPLEYLQRKLFYSST